One Streptosporangium sp. NBC_01495 DNA window includes the following coding sequences:
- a CDS encoding metal ABC transporter ATP-binding protein, which translates to MNGGQVNLDRRPVLRGIDLSVEPGEAVAVLGANGSGKSTLIRALLGLVPLSGGETLLYDSPPTRFREWWRIGYVPQRLSVGGGVPTTIREVVASGRIARQRRLRLTGAADREATGRALAAVGLAHRASDPVQALSGGQQQRVLIARALAGEPDTFVMDEPTAGVDSESQLLLAKTLSALVEQGKTVLLVAHELGPLEPLITRAVVLRDGYVCHDGPPPRAVGTHALPGHDHVHPHGEEEPVSPLDWRPTS; encoded by the coding sequence GGCGGTGGCGGTGCTCGGCGCGAACGGGTCGGGGAAGTCCACCCTCATCCGCGCCCTGCTCGGCCTCGTCCCCCTGTCCGGCGGCGAGACCCTCCTGTACGACAGTCCTCCCACCCGGTTTCGCGAATGGTGGCGGATCGGCTACGTCCCCCAGCGGCTATCGGTGGGCGGGGGCGTGCCGACCACGATCCGCGAGGTCGTCGCCTCCGGCAGGATCGCGAGGCAGCGACGCCTGCGCCTGACCGGCGCGGCCGACCGCGAGGCGACCGGCAGGGCCCTGGCGGCCGTCGGCCTGGCCCACCGCGCCTCCGACCCGGTGCAGGCGCTGTCCGGCGGGCAGCAGCAGCGGGTGCTGATCGCCCGCGCCCTCGCCGGAGAGCCCGACACCTTCGTCATGGACGAGCCCACCGCGGGCGTCGACTCCGAGAGCCAGCTGCTCCTCGCGAAGACGCTGTCCGCACTCGTCGAGCAGGGCAAGACGGTCCTGCTGGTCGCGCACGAGCTGGGCCCGCTGGAGCCCCTGATCACCCGGGCGGTGGTCCTCAGGGACGGGTACGTGTGCCACGACGGCCCGCCGCCCCGGGCGGTCGGCACGCACGCGCTGCCCGGCCACGACCACGTGCACCCGCACGGCGAGGAGGAGCCCGTGAGCCCGCTCGACTGGAGGCCGACCTCGTGA
- a CDS encoding metal ABC transporter permease codes for MIELLRFDFMQRALIAALLVGLAAPAIGTFMVQRRLALLGDGIGHVALTGVALGFLTGTAPVLTAVLVSILGAVAIELVRERGRTSGDVALALLFYGGIAGGVLLISLAPGGSNATLMSYLFGSISSVAVEDVWVIGLLAVAVLGVVTVFGRELYVLCQDEEVAKASGLPVRFLSLLIAVTAALTVVIAMRVVGLLLVSALMVVPVATSQQLTRGFVSTMFLSMLFGMISTVGGLTSSFYVEVPPGAIIVIVALTGFVLALGLGRFVRRSRPQESSP; via the coding sequence GTGATCGAGCTTCTGCGGTTCGACTTCATGCAGCGGGCACTGATCGCCGCCCTCCTGGTCGGCCTGGCCGCCCCCGCCATCGGCACGTTCATGGTGCAGCGCCGCCTGGCCCTGCTGGGCGACGGCATCGGGCACGTCGCGCTGACCGGCGTGGCCCTGGGCTTCCTGACCGGAACCGCCCCGGTGCTGACGGCCGTGCTGGTCTCGATACTGGGCGCCGTGGCCATCGAGCTGGTCCGCGAGCGCGGCAGGACCAGCGGGGACGTGGCGCTCGCACTGCTGTTCTACGGCGGTATCGCCGGGGGCGTGCTGCTCATCTCGCTGGCCCCCGGTGGCAGCAACGCCACGCTGATGTCCTACCTGTTCGGCTCGATCAGCAGCGTCGCCGTCGAGGACGTGTGGGTGATCGGCCTGCTGGCGGTGGCGGTGCTCGGCGTGGTGACCGTCTTCGGGCGGGAGCTCTACGTGCTGTGCCAGGACGAGGAGGTCGCCAAGGCCAGCGGCCTGCCGGTCCGCTTCCTCAGCCTGCTGATCGCCGTGACCGCCGCGCTGACTGTGGTCATCGCCATGCGCGTCGTAGGATTGCTTCTGGTGAGCGCGCTGATGGTGGTGCCGGTGGCGACCAGCCAGCAGCTCACCCGGGGGTTCGTGAGCACGATGTTCCTTTCCATGCTGTTTGGGATGATCTCCACGGTCGGTGGCCTGACCTCCTCCTTCTACGTCGAGGTCCCGCCGGGCGCGATCATCGTCATCGTTGCTCTCACGGGGTTCGTCCTCGCCCTCGGGCTCGGTAGATTCGTACGTCGAAGCCGACCTCAGGAGTCCAGCCCATGA
- a CDS encoding Fur family transcriptional regulator: MSNRRDAVHAILRQSEGFRSAQDVYAEMRAEGAKIGLTTVYRALQALADTGHVDVLRTDDGESVYRACASGDHHHHLVCRTCGRTVEVAGPTVERWAEAIGSEHGFTEITHTVEVFGTCASCSTAAKPLRTPSRA, encoded by the coding sequence ATGAGCAACAGGCGTGATGCCGTCCACGCGATCCTCCGCCAGAGCGAGGGTTTCCGCAGCGCGCAGGACGTCTACGCGGAGATGCGCGCGGAAGGCGCCAAGATCGGACTGACCACCGTCTACCGGGCGCTCCAGGCGCTCGCCGACACCGGCCACGTCGACGTGCTGAGAACCGACGACGGTGAGTCGGTCTACCGGGCGTGCGCCAGCGGCGACCACCACCACCACCTGGTCTGCCGCACGTGCGGCCGTACGGTGGAGGTGGCCGGGCCCACGGTGGAGCGCTGGGCCGAGGCCATCGGCTCCGAGCACGGCTTCACCGAGATCACCCACACGGTGGAGGTCTTCGGGACCTGCGCCTCCTGCTCCACCGCCGCCAAGCCGCTCCGCACGCCGAGTCGCGCCTGA
- a CDS encoding CGNR zinc finger domain-containing protein, with product MPFGHDMVHSLATAVDLVNTSPSTGGEETLTDLRKLGDFVARWEVSGIGELNAADLTQVRALREAFHKVFTAPDQPTAVIRLNTLLSGTRITPRLAEHDGHPLHVHYFAPDASLHEHLAADIGVALAHLLVEGEWERLRTCSAPDCDHVFVDESRNRSRVYCDSRTCGNRMHVAAYRARRRA from the coding sequence ATGCCATTCGGACATGACATGGTGCACTCACTCGCCACCGCGGTCGACCTGGTCAACACCTCCCCTTCCACCGGAGGCGAGGAAACCCTGACCGACCTGCGAAAACTCGGCGACTTCGTGGCACGCTGGGAGGTCAGCGGGATCGGCGAGCTGAACGCCGCCGACCTGACCCAGGTGCGCGCGCTGCGCGAGGCCTTCCACAAGGTCTTCACCGCCCCGGACCAGCCCACCGCGGTCATCCGGCTGAACACCCTGCTGAGCGGGACCCGCATCACCCCGCGCCTGGCGGAGCACGACGGCCACCCCCTGCACGTCCACTACTTCGCGCCGGACGCCTCGCTGCACGAGCACCTCGCGGCCGACATCGGGGTCGCCCTGGCCCACCTGCTCGTCGAGGGCGAGTGGGAGCGCCTGCGCACCTGCTCGGCGCCCGACTGCGACCACGTCTTCGTGGACGAGTCACGCAACCGCTCACGGGTCTACTGCGACAGCCGCACCTGCGGGAACCGGATGCACGTCGCCGCCTACCGCGCACGACGCCGGGCCTGA
- a CDS encoding beta-class carbonic anhydrase, with protein sequence MSVTDELLANAERYAETFTRGHLPLPPARGLAVLACMDARLNPYGLLGLSEGDAHIIRNAGGVVTADERRSLAISQRLLGTREIILIHHTDCGMLTFTDDDFKRQIQDEVGVKPDWAAEAFTDLDEDLVQSLHRIRNDPFIPYTDSVRGFVYEVETGRLREVKA encoded by the coding sequence ATGAGCGTCACCGACGAGCTGCTCGCCAACGCCGAGCGTTACGCGGAGACCTTCACCAGGGGCCACCTGCCCCTGCCGCCCGCACGCGGGCTGGCCGTGCTGGCCTGCATGGACGCCCGCCTCAACCCGTACGGCCTGCTCGGGCTCTCGGAGGGCGACGCGCACATCATCCGCAACGCGGGCGGCGTGGTGACCGCCGACGAGCGCCGCAGCCTGGCCATCAGCCAGCGCCTGCTCGGCACCAGGGAGATCATCCTCATCCACCACACCGACTGCGGCATGCTCACCTTCACCGACGACGACTTCAAGCGGCAGATCCAGGACGAGGTCGGGGTCAAGCCCGACTGGGCGGCCGAGGCTTTCACCGACCTCGACGAGGACCTCGTCCAGTCTCTCCACCGGATCAGGAACGACCCCTTCATCCCGTACACCGACTCGGTGCGTGGTTTCGTCTACGAGGTGGAGACCGGCCGCCTGCGCGAGGTCAAGGCCTGA
- a CDS encoding TetR/AcrR family transcriptional regulator, whose translation MTTTKGEATKRRILEAAVDLLVAGGAARLNLDEVMHVTKTSKGQLFHYFPGGKDELHRAATERQLERLTDYGMPASLLTWEDWEDWFGQIIGLHAQQSQDDACEVAALAGRALDSNPDERVVIGRVFTYWDEVLRERLEAMRNTGLLGPGAPVEQLSSLVISALEGGAVLDKATGSTKHLANALNQTLFLLRAHGA comes from the coding sequence ATGACCACGACAAAAGGTGAGGCGACGAAGAGGCGCATCCTTGAGGCGGCGGTGGATCTGCTGGTGGCCGGCGGTGCGGCCAGGCTCAACCTCGACGAGGTGATGCACGTCACCAAGACCAGCAAGGGACAGCTTTTCCACTACTTCCCGGGCGGGAAGGACGAGCTGCACCGGGCGGCCACGGAACGGCAGCTGGAGCGCCTCACCGACTACGGCATGCCGGCGAGCCTGCTCACCTGGGAGGACTGGGAAGACTGGTTCGGGCAGATCATCGGCCTGCATGCCCAGCAGTCGCAGGACGACGCCTGTGAAGTCGCGGCCCTCGCAGGCCGGGCGCTCGACAGCAATCCCGACGAGCGTGTCGTGATCGGCCGCGTCTTCACTTACTGGGACGAGGTGCTGCGTGAGCGTCTGGAGGCCATGAGGAACACCGGCCTCCTGGGGCCCGGCGCCCCTGTTGAGCAACTCTCCTCGCTGGTCATCTCCGCCCTCGAGGGCGGCGCCGTCCTGGACAAGGCGACCGGATCGACGAAACACCTGGCCAACGCGCTGAACCAGACGCTGTTCCTGCTTCGCGCGCACGGGGCATAG
- a CDS encoding DUF998 domain-containing protein translates to MRVPNVSRAVIGKVLLPLAAVQYVVLEAVAAAAWHDPPYNYAVNFISDLGNPVAGDVFDGRTINSPLHLVMDTAFIAQGVLFAAAAVLLHPLYRAAGRRLGKALLVLAVLHGIGVIMVGLFPESAAALTNGVIIAHGIGAATTIITGNVIAIVVAAAGRGLAVPAWHRVLGFTLGVLGLAAFVLLQVNHSLYVSAGGVPERIAVYTIIAWEAVTGIALLVSRTGVRPITSATMKKESIA, encoded by the coding sequence GTGAGAGTTCCGAATGTCTCGCGCGCCGTCATCGGCAAGGTGCTCCTGCCGCTCGCCGCCGTGCAATACGTCGTCCTGGAGGCCGTGGCCGCCGCCGCGTGGCACGACCCGCCCTACAACTACGCCGTCAACTTCATCTCCGACCTCGGCAACCCCGTGGCCGGCGACGTCTTCGACGGCCGCACCATCAACTCGCCCCTTCACCTGGTGATGGACACGGCGTTCATCGCTCAGGGCGTCCTGTTCGCCGCCGCCGCCGTGTTGCTCCACCCCCTCTACCGGGCGGCGGGCCGCCGCCTCGGCAAGGCGCTGCTCGTGCTCGCGGTCCTGCACGGCATTGGGGTGATCATGGTCGGTCTCTTCCCCGAATCCGCCGCCGCGCTGACCAACGGCGTCATCATCGCCCACGGCATCGGCGCCGCGACCACGATCATCACCGGCAACGTGATCGCGATCGTCGTGGCCGCCGCCGGGCGCGGACTTGCGGTCCCCGCCTGGCATCGCGTCCTCGGCTTCACCCTCGGCGTGCTGGGCCTGGCCGCGTTCGTGCTGCTTCAGGTCAACCACTCGCTCTACGTCTCCGCGGGCGGCGTCCCGGAGCGGATCGCGGTCTACACGATCATCGCTTGGGAGGCTGTCACAGGCATCGCGCTTCTCGTCTCCCGTACCGGGGTCCGGCCCATCACCTCAGCCACCATGAAGAAGGAATCCATCGCATGA
- a CDS encoding SDR family NAD(P)-dependent oxidoreductase: MSATTATYRRLAGRRALVTGSTSGIGRAVAEALAREGATVVVSGRNETAGAAVVEAITTAGGTAHFVAADLAEGAAAVERLVAQATKAAEGPIDLLVNNAAQLIPAQSLLDVDEALLDRALAVNVKAPALLTKAVVPGMLESGSGAIINMGSINGTVGMAVAALYGATKAALHSLTASWAAELAADGIRVNTVAPGPTMTPANAAFHDNLRQLTAGQPDRRPGTGEEVAAAVVFLAGDEASHIHGATLPVDGGFLAAR, translated from the coding sequence ATGAGTGCCACCACCGCCACCTACCGGCGTCTCGCCGGACGCCGTGCCCTCGTCACCGGCTCAACCTCCGGCATCGGCCGTGCTGTCGCGGAAGCCCTCGCCCGCGAGGGCGCGACCGTCGTTGTCTCCGGTCGTAACGAGACCGCAGGTGCCGCGGTCGTCGAAGCGATCACGACGGCCGGCGGAACCGCCCACTTCGTCGCAGCCGACCTCGCCGAGGGAGCCGCCGCCGTCGAGCGGCTCGTCGCCCAGGCAACAAAAGCCGCCGAAGGGCCGATCGACCTGCTCGTCAACAACGCCGCCCAGCTGATCCCCGCACAATCTCTGCTCGACGTCGACGAGGCACTCCTCGATCGTGCCCTCGCGGTCAACGTCAAAGCGCCCGCTCTTCTCACCAAGGCAGTGGTCCCGGGCATGCTCGAGTCCGGCAGTGGCGCGATCATCAACATGGGCTCGATCAACGGCACGGTCGGCATGGCCGTGGCAGCCCTCTACGGCGCGACCAAGGCAGCCCTGCACTCGCTCACCGCCTCCTGGGCAGCCGAGCTCGCCGCCGATGGCATCCGCGTCAACACCGTCGCCCCTGGCCCGACCATGACGCCCGCCAACGCCGCCTTCCACGACAACCTCCGGCAACTGACCGCGGGCCAGCCTGACAGACGCCCCGGCACCGGTGAGGAAGTCGCCGCCGCGGTGGTCTTCCTCGCCGGCGACGAGGCGTCACACATCCATGGCGCGACCCTTCCCGTCGACGGCGGCTTCCTCGCCGCCCGATGA
- a CDS encoding crotonase/enoyl-CoA hydratase family protein, which produces MTVRIERDGPVTTVVLSRPEVRNAVDGPTARALADAFRDFDADPGAAVAVLWGEGGTFCAGADLKAVAEGRANRVDAEGDGPMGPTRMRLGKPVIAAVAGHAVAGGLELALWCDLRVAEEDAVFGVFCRRWGVPLIDGGTVRLPRLVGTGRAMDMILTGRPVDAAEALGMGLVNRVVPAGTSRAAAENLAAALARFPQECMRGDRLSVLEQEGLPEREAMAGELRHGLNALPGAVAGASRFAAGAGRHGAF; this is translated from the coding sequence ATGACTGTCAGGATCGAACGCGACGGGCCCGTCACCACCGTCGTGCTCTCCAGGCCCGAGGTCCGCAACGCCGTCGACGGCCCCACGGCCCGAGCACTCGCCGACGCCTTCCGCGACTTCGACGCCGACCCCGGCGCGGCGGTGGCCGTGCTGTGGGGCGAGGGCGGCACGTTCTGCGCGGGAGCCGACCTCAAGGCCGTCGCCGAGGGCCGTGCCAACCGGGTGGACGCCGAGGGGGACGGGCCGATGGGGCCCACCCGGATGCGGCTCGGCAAGCCCGTGATCGCGGCCGTCGCCGGGCACGCGGTCGCCGGGGGGCTGGAGCTGGCCCTCTGGTGCGACCTGCGGGTGGCCGAGGAGGACGCGGTGTTCGGGGTCTTCTGCCGCCGCTGGGGCGTCCCGCTGATCGACGGCGGCACCGTCCGGCTGCCGCGGCTGGTCGGGACGGGCCGGGCGATGGACATGATCCTCACCGGCCGTCCGGTGGACGCCGCGGAGGCCCTCGGCATGGGGCTGGTCAACCGGGTGGTGCCGGCCGGCACCTCGCGCGCCGCCGCCGAGAACCTGGCCGCCGCCCTCGCGCGCTTCCCCCAGGAGTGCATGCGCGGCGACCGCCTGTCGGTGCTGGAGCAGGAGGGGCTGCCGGAGCGGGAGGCGATGGCGGGGGAGCTGCGCCACGGCCTGAACGCCCTGCCCGGCGCGGTGGCCGGCGCGTCCCGCTTCGCCGCGGGAGCCGGCCGCCACGGCGCCTTCTGA
- a CDS encoding isoprenyl transferase codes for MNVRPPVPHPSGATPPPIPRDLVPRHVAIVMDGNGRWAKQRGLPRTEGHKAGEASLFDVIEGAIELGIPYLSAYAFSTENWKRSPDEIRFLMGFNRDVIRRRRDQLHALGVRVRWAGRPGRLWRSVIQELRDAEEMTEGNSTLTLQFCVNYGGRAEIVDAALRLAQDIADGRVKPGRVKEETFARYLDEPQIPDVDLFVRSSGEQRTSNFLIWQMAYAEMVFLNRLWPDFDRRDLWEACETYAKRDRRYGGAVPNAVPSARDSSGAPGASAE; via the coding sequence GTGAACGTCCGCCCACCCGTCCCGCATCCCTCCGGCGCCACCCCGCCCCCGATCCCGCGCGACCTCGTGCCCCGGCACGTGGCGATCGTGATGGACGGCAACGGGCGGTGGGCCAAGCAGCGCGGCCTGCCCCGCACCGAGGGCCACAAGGCGGGCGAGGCGTCGCTCTTCGACGTGATCGAGGGCGCGATCGAGCTCGGCATCCCCTACCTGTCGGCCTACGCCTTCTCCACGGAGAACTGGAAGCGCTCTCCCGACGAGATCCGCTTCCTGATGGGTTTCAACCGCGACGTCATCCGCCGCCGCAGGGACCAGCTCCACGCGCTGGGCGTGCGGGTCCGCTGGGCGGGCCGCCCCGGGCGGCTGTGGCGGAGCGTCATCCAGGAGCTGCGCGACGCCGAGGAGATGACCGAGGGCAACTCCACGCTGACCCTGCAGTTCTGCGTCAACTACGGCGGCCGCGCCGAGATCGTGGACGCCGCCCTGCGCCTGGCACAGGACATCGCCGACGGGCGGGTCAAGCCGGGCCGGGTGAAGGAGGAGACCTTCGCCCGCTATCTGGACGAGCCGCAGATTCCCGACGTCGATCTGTTCGTACGGTCCTCGGGCGAGCAGCGCACCTCCAACTTCCTGATCTGGCAGATGGCGTACGCCGAGATGGTCTTCCTCAACCGCCTCTGGCCCGACTTCGACCGCCGCGATCTGTGGGAGGCCTGCGAGACGTACGCCAAGCGCGACAGGAGATACGGGGGAGCGGTGCCGAACGCGGTCCCGTCCGCCAGGGACTCCTCGGGTGCTCCCGGCGCCTCCGCAGAATAA
- the recO gene encoding DNA repair protein RecO, which yields MSLYRDDGIVLRTHKLGEADRIVTVLTRRMGKIRAVAKGVRRTTSRFGGRLEPFTHVDLQFHTGRTLDMITQAETIRPYGEPLVSDYPRYTAGSAMLETADRLVMGEKEPALRQFLLLVGGLRTLGSGDHEARLVLDAYFLRSLAVAGYAPALDACARCKAVSVRAFAIVAGGVVCGACRPAGAAVPEGETLALMLALLKGDWLTADASVARHRAECSGLVAAYLQWHLEHGIRSLRHVERELAT from the coding sequence GTGAGTCTGTACCGTGACGACGGCATCGTCCTGCGCACCCACAAGCTGGGCGAGGCCGACCGTATCGTCACCGTCCTGACCCGGCGGATGGGCAAGATCCGGGCGGTCGCCAAGGGGGTCCGGCGGACAACATCACGATTTGGCGGCCGGCTCGAACCTTTTACCCACGTCGACCTCCAGTTCCACACCGGCCGCACGCTCGACATGATCACCCAGGCCGAGACCATCAGGCCGTACGGCGAGCCGCTCGTCTCCGACTACCCGCGCTACACGGCGGGCTCCGCGATGCTGGAGACCGCCGACCGCCTGGTGATGGGGGAGAAGGAGCCGGCGCTGCGCCAGTTCCTGCTGCTCGTCGGCGGCCTGCGCACGCTCGGCTCGGGGGACCACGAGGCCAGGCTCGTCCTGGACGCCTACTTCCTGCGCTCCCTCGCCGTCGCCGGTTACGCCCCCGCCCTGGACGCCTGCGCCCGGTGCAAGGCCGTCTCGGTGCGGGCCTTCGCCATCGTGGCCGGCGGCGTGGTGTGCGGGGCCTGCCGTCCCGCGGGCGCGGCGGTGCCCGAGGGGGAGACCCTCGCCCTGATGCTGGCGCTGCTCAAGGGCGACTGGCTCACCGCGGACGCCTCCGTCGCCCGGCACCGCGCCGAGTGCAGCGGCCTGGTCGCGGCATATCTCCAATGGCATCTCGAACACGGCATACGCTCTCTTCGACACGTAGAAAGGGAGCTCGCCACGTGA
- a CDS encoding CDP-alcohol phosphatidyltransferase family protein: MPRVVLLGSSPGPDAAPGQATPAALTLPALPGCPTVIGKLHGQLASLDPEPVTIVRSGDAAAHRGFPGSLVETSDLAGDLRAVADAVEGATESLLFLPANSLIHDELIYQITKSKRGALALITKEPREEDENGDVIVPDVPIDEALPEIGDRRLEGLPVRVRARKSRVISVGSAFHGVTRPNSVLLGPLHLHHKHAPVLAEAARELADMAHLLGPDDDLVQLLVLGLVRKGVSVGIRGRRDLFFRRVSTPEQAAEALAEMATFNEDKARLNNAVKGADGFFTTYFVSTYSRFIARWAARRGLTPNQVTLISIALGVAAALCFATGERAGMVAGGVLIYFAFVFDCVDGQVARYARKFGVLGAWLDATFDRFKEYVVFAGLAVGAAVSGVGDVWTLALIALGVQSIKHLLDFSYGAANRRKPPSPLPSVALSISADTGLRQALEERKNARTGGIRNLLKMWGRAGRYRSVHWARKMIVFPIGERFAAIAIVSALFDARITFLTLIIWGGIGAAYSLTGRLMRSLA; encoded by the coding sequence ATGCCCCGCGTGGTCCTGCTGGGCTCATCGCCCGGCCCCGATGCCGCTCCCGGCCAGGCGACGCCCGCCGCGTTGACCCTGCCCGCGCTTCCCGGCTGCCCCACGGTGATCGGCAAGCTGCACGGTCAGCTCGCCTCACTCGACCCCGAGCCGGTGACGATCGTCCGCTCGGGCGACGCCGCCGCCCACCGGGGCTTCCCCGGCAGCCTCGTCGAGACCTCCGACCTCGCCGGTGACCTGCGCGCCGTGGCCGACGCGGTCGAGGGCGCCACCGAGAGCCTGCTCTTCCTGCCGGCCAACTCGCTGATCCACGACGAGCTGATCTACCAGATCACCAAGTCGAAGCGCGGAGCCCTCGCGCTGATCACCAAGGAGCCGCGCGAGGAGGACGAGAACGGCGACGTCATCGTCCCGGACGTCCCGATCGACGAGGCCCTGCCGGAGATCGGCGACCGGAGGCTGGAGGGCCTGCCCGTCCGGGTACGCGCCCGCAAGTCCCGGGTCATCTCGGTGGGCTCGGCCTTCCACGGGGTGACCAGGCCCAACTCGGTCCTGCTCGGCCCGCTGCACCTGCACCACAAGCACGCGCCCGTCCTCGCCGAGGCCGCCCGCGAGCTGGCCGACATGGCCCACCTGCTGGGTCCTGACGACGACCTGGTCCAGCTGCTGGTGCTGGGCCTGGTGCGCAAGGGCGTCTCCGTCGGCATCCGCGGCCGCCGCGACCTGTTCTTCCGCCGGGTCTCCACCCCCGAGCAGGCCGCCGAGGCGCTGGCCGAGATGGCCACGTTCAACGAGGACAAGGCACGGCTGAACAACGCGGTGAAGGGCGCCGACGGCTTCTTCACCACGTACTTCGTCAGCACCTACTCCCGGTTCATCGCCCGATGGGCGGCCAGGCGGGGCCTCACCCCCAACCAGGTCACGCTGATCTCGATCGCGCTGGGGGTGGCGGCGGCGCTGTGCTTCGCCACCGGCGAGCGGGCCGGGATGGTCGCGGGTGGCGTGCTGATCTACTTCGCGTTCGTGTTCGACTGCGTGGACGGCCAGGTCGCGCGGTACGCCCGCAAGTTCGGCGTGCTCGGGGCGTGGCTGGACGCCACGTTCGACCGGTTCAAGGAGTACGTGGTCTTCGCGGGCCTGGCGGTCGGCGCGGCGGTCTCCGGCGTGGGCGACGTCTGGACGCTGGCGCTGATCGCGCTCGGCGTGCAGTCCATCAAGCACCTCCTCGACTTCTCCTACGGCGCGGCGAACCGGCGCAAGCCCCCGTCGCCGCTGCCCTCGGTGGCGCTGTCGATCAGCGCCGACACCGGCCTGCGCCAGGCGCTGGAGGAGCGCAAGAACGCCAGGACCGGCGGGATCCGCAACCTGCTGAAGATGTGGGGCCGGGCCGGTAGATACCGTTCCGTGCACTGGGCCCGCAAGATGATCGTGTTCCCCATCGGCGAGCGCTTCGCCGCCATCGCGATCGTCAGTGCCCTGTTCGACGCCAGGATCACCTTCCTGACGCTGATCATCTGGGGCGGCATCGGGGCCGCCTACTCGCTCACCGGACGCCTGATGAGGTCTCTCGCATGA
- a CDS encoding DUF5941 domain-containing protein — MITQPQTTPVPDPYEERLRVQTARLLAYRDDGPLVTLLRDKVGPGLPPVPAALAALLAIIAMAVTGMLVDGPILLVPVLVMLVLVLPTAARDHLGKLDWLTPPLIRGTEFLTIILIGLAADAPKWLLYVLIYVIGYHTYDTVYRTRQSIWPAPWVFRAGLGWELRLLLIGAGAALGVLTWVLAALTLYLGVLFAVESVTSWVGLDKQTANAAQASDDLETSPEEAQEQATGEADQT, encoded by the coding sequence ATGATCACCCAGCCGCAGACCACCCCCGTTCCGGATCCGTACGAGGAGCGGCTGCGCGTGCAGACCGCCCGGCTGCTCGCCTACCGCGACGACGGCCCGCTGGTGACGCTGCTCCGCGACAAGGTGGGACCGGGGCTGCCCCCGGTGCCCGCCGCGCTCGCCGCGCTGCTGGCGATCATCGCGATGGCCGTGACCGGGATGCTGGTGGACGGGCCGATCCTGCTCGTCCCGGTGCTGGTCATGCTCGTCCTGGTGCTGCCCACCGCGGCCCGCGACCACCTCGGCAAGCTCGACTGGCTGACGCCGCCGCTGATCCGGGGGACCGAGTTCCTCACGATCATCCTCATCGGCCTGGCGGCCGACGCGCCCAAGTGGCTGCTGTACGTGCTGATCTACGTGATCGGCTACCACACCTACGACACGGTGTACCGGACGCGGCAGAGCATCTGGCCGGCCCCCTGGGTGTTCCGGGCCGGGCTGGGCTGGGAGCTCCGGCTGCTGCTGATCGGCGCCGGTGCCGCGCTGGGCGTGCTGACGTGGGTGCTGGCCGCGCTCACGCTCTACCTCGGCGTGCTGTTCGCGGTCGAGAGCGTGACGAGCTGGGTCGGCCTGGACAAGCAGACGGCGAACGCCGCGCAGGCGAGCGACGACCTGGAGACCTCCCCCGAGGAGGCCCAGGAGCAGGCCACCGGCGAGGCCGACCAGACCTGA